ataaatatgtcaGTAAATTATACCATTAATTTCCTGCTACTGTTGATGCTGCTGGttctgctgctgctgctgtaaAACGGCTGTATCatttgctgttgctgttgcaaGAGCTGATTTATTTGATGTTGCAGTTGTAACATCTGCTCTTGCAGCAGCTTCATTTCATTTCCGTCCCTTCGTAAAACAACTCGTCTTTCtaaaacatacataaataatataaagatattatgtaaataatatgataacttaaagtaaatattatatagtaatCCTTTACGGAAGAAAAGTAGCTGACGTAgctaaaaactattataattaatcatgtgtaaaatataaactgctaTTATTTTAGCCGTAATACTTGATTTAGGCGTAATATTTGATTTAGTTGAAAGAGTTTAGTGTAATTATTGACCTATACGGAGCCACCTCCGATTTCAATGTCTTTC
Above is a window of Monomorium pharaonis isolate MP-MQ-018 chromosome 10, ASM1337386v2, whole genome shotgun sequence DNA encoding:
- the LOC114254379 gene encoding uncharacterized protein LOC114254379 isoform X2, with protein sequence MLFFQVFKDSPIGHGSDFSHKERRVVLRRDGNEMKLLQEQMLQLQHQINQLLQQQQQMIQPFYSSSSRTSSINSSRKLMLAIFKDLHCKRRKQ